The Planktothrix serta PCC 8927 genomic interval TCAATTGTGGTATAATCCAGTTCAGAACGTAATCGCCCTAACTCCCGTTCGGCGGGGTTTTCCCAAGTTCCGGGGCTGGTTCCAGTAATACATTGTAGCGATCGCTCTGCCTGTAATAAACAATATTCAATTGAGCGCGGAAATTCCCGATCTAAAATTAGAAATTCCACCACCCTAGACGGTGTAATTCGGTGTTGTTTGCGTTTGCGATACATTTCATAAGCACTAGCTGATTTTAACAAAGAAATCCACTGAATTTCATCAATAGTTGTTCCCACATCCTGCACTGAAGGCAATAAAATATAATACTTCACATCTAAAATTCGAGACGTTTTATCCGCCCGTTCTAATAATCTCCCCATGTTGCCAAAATGCCAGCCTTCATTATGAGACATAGTAGCATCCATGACTCCCGCAAATTGATGTCCGCGCATTTTCACTTGATAGAAGAAATCCGAGAGTTGATAGTAACTTTCTCCCACCGCCGCATCTCGAACCATCAGATAAAATTCGTTGACTTGTTCCCACATTTCGGAGGAGATTACCTCTCGAACAGAACGGGCATTTTCACGCGCTGCCCGTAAACAAGATAAAATAGAATTCGGATAATTACTATCAAAGGTTAAAAATCGGATCACATTTTCTTCTGTTGCTTCTCCATACCGTTCTTTAAACACCTCTAAATCCCCCGTTGTGACAACAATCGGTTTCCACTGTTGTTGAACACCAGAGGGAGAATCTAGCAACAAATTTTGATTCACATCAATAAAACGAGCAATATTTTCCGCCCGTTCGACATAACGATTTAACCAATAAATAGAATCTGCAACGCGGCTTAACATATTGATAATTGTTGACGGTTGATAGTTGACTGTTGGCTGTTGACGGTTGAGTTTTTATTCACATAAAACCCAAGTATCCTTACTTCCACCTCCTTGAGAAGAATTAACCACTAATGACCCTTTTTTCATCGCCACACGGGTTAATCCTCCTGGATGAACGTAGATATCCTCACCATATAAAATATAGGGTCTTAAATCAACGTGACATCCTTCAAAAGTATCCCCTAATAAAGTCGGAACCCGTGATAAAGATAGCGTTGGCTGGGCGATATAATTTCGAGGATTCGCTTTAATTTTTTCGGCAAATTCTAGGCGTTCTGCTTCTGTCGATTGAGTTCCCACTAACATCCCATAACCTCCCGCTTCATTGGCGGCTTTAACAACTAATTGGTCAAGGTTTGCTAACACATATTCTAGTTGTTTGGGTTCCCAACATAAATAAGTTGGAACATTGGATAAAATTTGTTCTTCTCCTAAATAATATTGAATCATTTGGGGAACATAAGCATAAATCACTTTATCATCCGCAATTCCCGTTCCTAACGCATTCGCCAGCGCAACTCGACCATTTCGATACACTTCCGTTAACCCTGGAACCCCTAACATGGATTCAGGATTAAAGGCTAATGGGTCAATAAAAGTATCATCAATTCGACGATAAATGACATCGACCCGTTTTAAACCCTTAGTGGTTCGCATTTGCACATAGCCATCACTCACCACTAAATCCCGTCCTTCGACTAATTCTACACCCATTTGTTGGGCGAGAAAAGAGTGTTCAAAGTAGGCAGAATTATACATCCCCGGAGTTAATACAACAACGGTAGGGTTGCTAATATGATCCCCGACTAAATTCAGCAAAGCATCTAATAAATGACTGGGATATTCATCAACGGGTTGAATTCCTAATTTCGCAAAAATTTGAGGGAATGTTGTTTTCATCACCCGCCGATTTTCTAACACATAGGAAACCCCAGAAGGACAGCGTAAATTATCTTCGAGAACGTACCATTTTCCCTCTTTGTCTCTAACTAAATCCGTTCCCGTAATATGACACCAAATTCCTTTAGGGGGTTTTAATCCCATACAAGGTTTGAGAAATCCCTTAGAAGAATAGATTAATTCTTCAGGAATAATTTTATCTTTGATGATTTTCTGTTCTCCATAAATATCATCAATAAATAAATTCAACGTATGGATTCGTTGCTTTAATCCCTGTTCTAACCAAGCCCATTCTGAAGCGGAAACAATGCGGGGAATTAAGTCAAAAGGTAATATGCGTTCTGTCCCTTCACTATCACTATAGACATTAAAGGTCGCCCCCAATTTCATCATCGCCGTTTTAGCCGCTTCCTGTCGGATTTCTAAATCCCCTGGGGATAGAGAATTAATCCGATCAATTAACGCTGCTGCGTAGGGACGAGGTTGTCCTTTCGCAACAAAAAGTTCATCGTAGAATTCACCTGGATCGTAGGATTGAAATCGCACTGGCTTTTATCCTAATTGATTGCTATATCATTGACATATAAAAGTTTGAGAGACTCCTTAACTGTAGCTTCTGATACAAATCTACCAAACCCTTACTCCTAACTAGAAGTAGGACTGAGGGAATTAGGCGGGAATTTGGATCAAACCCTAAGTTTCTCTTTAACTCTTCCTAAAGACATCTTGTCTTCTTTTGAGAACATTATCTACAATAGACCTAACCTTATTATCAAACAATTGTGTCTTTCTA includes:
- a CDS encoding circularly permuted type 2 ATP-grasp protein, whose translation is MRFQSYDPGEFYDELFVAKGQPRPYAAALIDRINSLSPGDLEIRQEAAKTAMMKLGATFNVYSDSEGTERILPFDLIPRIVSASEWAWLEQGLKQRIHTLNLFIDDIYGEQKIIKDKIIPEELIYSSKGFLKPCMGLKPPKGIWCHITGTDLVRDKEGKWYVLEDNLRCPSGVSYVLENRRVMKTTFPQIFAKLGIQPVDEYPSHLLDALLNLVGDHISNPTVVVLTPGMYNSAYFEHSFLAQQMGVELVEGRDLVVSDGYVQMRTTKGLKRVDVIYRRIDDTFIDPLAFNPESMLGVPGLTEVYRNGRVALANALGTGIADDKVIYAYVPQMIQYYLGEEQILSNVPTYLCWEPKQLEYVLANLDQLVVKAANEAGGYGMLVGTQSTEAERLEFAEKIKANPRNYIAQPTLSLSRVPTLLGDTFEGCHVDLRPYILYGEDIYVHPGGLTRVAMKKGSLVVNSSQGGGSKDTWVLCE
- a CDS encoding alpha-E domain-containing protein; translated protein: MLSRVADSIYWLNRYVERAENIARFIDVNQNLLLDSPSGVQQQWKPIVVTTGDLEVFKERYGEATEENVIRFLTFDSNYPNSILSCLRAARENARSVREVISSEMWEQVNEFYLMVRDAAVGESYYQLSDFFYQVKMRGHQFAGVMDATMSHNEGWHFGNMGRLLERADKTSRILDVKYYILLPSVQDVGTTIDEIQWISLLKSASAYEMYRKRKQHRITPSRVVEFLILDREFPRSIEYCLLQAERSLQCITGTSPGTWENPAERELGRLRSELDYTTIEEIMQDGIHEFLDDLQHRMNRVGERIFEAFFALKPVASPLVLSQTQTSS